One genomic segment of Gossypium arboreum isolate Shixiya-1 chromosome 3, ASM2569848v2, whole genome shotgun sequence includes these proteins:
- the LOC108474627 gene encoding cytochrome b6-f complex iron-sulfur subunit, chloroplastic-like, translated as MASSTLSPAAPWQLCSSKSGMFCPSRAFLVKPTRTHMVKNEKGMRITCQATSIPADRVPDMGKRQLMNLLLLGAISLPSGFMLVPYAAFFVPSGGRGTGGGTVAKDAIGNDVIAEEWLKTHGPGDRTLTQGLKGDPTYLVVEKDRTLATYGINAVCTHLGCVVPWNQAENKFICPCHGSQYNDQGRVVRGPAPLSLALAHAGVEDGKVVFVPWVETDFRTGDAPWWS; from the exons ATGGCTTCCTCAACTCTCTCCCCTGCAGCTCCTTGGCAG CTATGCTCCAGCAAGAGTGGCATGTTCTGCCCATCACGAGCGTTTCTTGTGAAACCAACGAGGACCCATATGGTCAAAAACGAAAAGGGAATGAGGATCACATGCCAGGCCACTAGCATCCCTGCTGATAGAGTGCCAGACATGGGCAAGAGGCAGCTCATGAATCTGCTTCTGTTGGGGGCTATTTCACTCCCCTCAGGTTTCATGTTGGTTCCTTATGCAGCCTTCTTTGTCCCATCTGG GGGACGGGGTACCGGTGGTGGCACCGTTGCCAAGGACGCAATCGGAAATGATGTAATTGCTGAAGAATGGCTCAAGACTCATGGCCCTGGGGACCGAACCCTGACTCAAGGATTGAAG GGAGACCCAACCTACCTAGTGGTAGAGAAAGACAGAACCCTTGCAACATATGGTATAAATGCTGTGTGCACACACCTTGGGTGTGTTGTTCCGTGGAATCAAGCCGAGAACAAGTTCATATGCCCCTGCCATGGATCCCAATACAACGATCAAGGAAGAGTTGTGAGAGGACCTGCCCCCTTG TCCTTGGCATTGGCACACGCTGGTGTTGAAGACGGGAAGGTAGTATTTGTTCCATGGGTGGAAACAGATTTCAGAACCGGTGACGCTCCATGGTGGTCTTAA